From the Anaerolineae bacterium genome, the window CCCTTCTTCCTGAGCCTGGATAACCGCCAGGAAAGGTGCAAGTTCTATCTTACGCAATTCTTGAACCGACTTCTGGATGGTAGCCACCTCTTCTTCAGGTGGGCGATCGCTTCCGCCGCGGCCGGGGAAGTGTTTGGCCACCGTTATTACCCGGCCTTTGCTTCCGACATGAACTCCTTTAATGTAGGCCTTACCCAATTTCCCAACCCAGTATGGGTCTCCGCCGAAGGCTCTGGTTCCTATTCCGGACTTTATCGCTACCTCGGGGCGATCAACCACATCCAAGGAAGGGCCGAAGAGCATGTTTACGCCCACAGCCGCCAACTCCGCCCCCACTATAGAGCCCACAAGCTCCGCCTGGCCCTCATCCCAAGTGGCTCCTATGGCCATGTAATTGGGCACAGGGGTAAACCCTGAGCGAAGCTGGGGAAAATCCCCATCGTGGTTGATCCCGATAAAGAGGGGGATTGAGGTGGTGCCCGAAAGAGGTTCACTCATGGCGAGGGATTGGAGACTTCGGGTAAGGGAAAGGACTTGAGCTGGAGTTTCTGAACCGTTGGTGAAGTTCCTGTTCTGCGCCGAAATTACTACACCCCCTATCCTGAACTCTCGAATGAGCCTGCCAATATAAGAATCGGGGGAAATGTCGGAGCCGTGGAAGGTTACCAGGAAAAGTTGTCCGACCCTTTCCTCCGGGGCCATTTTGCTCAGGATGGCTTCCACCTGGTCGTTGCTGGCTGAAGAGGAGGACTGCACCCCCAGGAAATAAAGAAAAAGCAGGGCAAGCAGAAAAATCTTTGTCCTGGTCATACCCAATGGGATAACCTTTCTACCGTTCGAAGGAAAGAGACTATAAGCTTAAGGACCTCAGCCCATGAGACAGGTCGCTTTTCCCTTTCAAACTCCTGGGGGCGAGTGAGAAGCAACCAGGCTATAGCCATCCCTGTAAGCGCACCCACAATGCCACCGACTATTAACCCCTGCACTTCCCTCCTCTTCATTCTCCCTCCAGGGCAGGAAAATATCGCTTAAATATTACCCTCAACATGCTCTTTTGTCAATTTGACCTCAGGATGCGCCCTAAATCGCAGCGACCCACGTGAACCGCACGCCTATGGCAAATATTACCTGCCAGAAAAACACACCCGGAGTTAGAAATTTTCCAGCTCGCTCAGAAAGCTCCCTGGGCAAGTTTTTTCCTGAGGCTGCTGACGGCTTCGCGCAGCAATTTTTTCGGATCTAACGGGATGATTTGAAAATCAATGGGAAGAAAATTTTCCAGGAGCGAACTTTTACCCAGGCGGCGCGCTCCAAGAAATTCCCCCCTCTTTCCCCGAAGAGAGCCACGAGATAAAAAGTTCGCTCTTTCCAATTTCGCATCTCAAGTTCCCAGCGCACAGAAGAAGAGGAGCCGGCAGGAAGGGAACCCCTCCAGCGCAAGGAACCTTCTCCCACCTCCAGATCCCCCGCATCCCAGGAGACGGAATCTGCGATAAGCTTGGAGCCTGCAGGAAAAGTTATAAAGGCCAGAACCTCGGGAGCATCGCCGAAACCCTCGTTTCTGAGAGTCAGAACGCAGGAAACAGAAAAACCCGAGAGGGTTTCCAGCGGCGCGCATCCGAAAGTGGATGGGCTTAAATCCGGTATCTCTATCCCGACCCGCGCTTCTCTACGGAAGCGGATGCCCTGCTCTTCAATGCCCATGGTTGCTTCCTGGCGCACTACCGTGCCAGGCAGAAGATCCTCCCCCACCGCAGTCCGGTAAACTACAATCACGGACTCACCGGGCAGAATTTGCCTGAACCCCGAAATGGAGAAAGAGGCTGGATCATATACTGCTGGCCCGGTCAGACTTGAAGGCAAGAAAGTCAACCCCGATGGGATTGCGGTGGAAAAGAAGGCTGTTACAGGCTCCGGGCCGTCGTTCCTCAAGACAATGGTCCAGGTTACTGTGTCTCCTGGCATTACCGAAACTGGCTCAGCAGAAAAGGAAGAGGAGCCAAGCCAGGACAGGAATCCCACGATCCTTTCCATCGTTTGAGGGCGTGCTTCTTCCGGTAGAGCTTCAAAGGGGAAGGCAAAGAAAACAGAAGCCCGGTCTCCATCCCGGCGAGCCAGCCCAATGGCTCTCCTTTCTTGATCTCTGAAAACCACCAGCGTGCCCGGAGTGGGCTCAAGGGCATCGGACCAGTTGCGGAAGGGGTATTCGAGGGGCCAAGGACCAAGGTTCTCTCCAACGGGCTCTTCCGGCACCCCCAAAGCCAGAGTTGGTGTAATATCCTCGGTCCAAGTGAGAACCCCCAGGAAGGGAAGCAGGGAGCCTGTCCCCCTGCAGAAAGGAAGGCCAGCAGGACTTCGGCAGAAAAGGAAATCCTGGGAAGAGAGAAAAAGCCTGCCTCCATTGAGGAGATAATAAGCCAGAGCCTCCTCTTCCTCCGGCCTCACCGGGTCATACCAGTTGTATCCTGTCCACCATACGACGATGGGATACCAGTTCAACATTTCCAGAGGGAGCTTTGAATCAGTAGCTACCAGCAAATCGTAGGGAAGTCCAGCTTTAGTCATAGCGCTTTCATACTTTTCTGCCTGTTCATACCACCGATCATTGTCCACAAGGAGGATGGGGGCAGGAGTTTTGGTGGTCATGGATATCTGCACGGAAACAGCTGAGGACAGGGAAGAGCGCAGGGTCAAAGTCAGGGTGTCCTGTTCATTCCACCCCGCATCAGGGGGTATCGCTACCGCAATTTCAATCTTATCAGCCGCGCAGGGTTCAAGGGTTACAGACCAGGCAGAGGGGACGGCAGACCATCGGCCTCCTTCTATAGAAACGGTTATGGTATCAATTCCGCCTCTTCCTATGTTTCTGAACGCAACCCCGTGGGTAATTACATCACCTGGCTGGCCTATGATGGTGCGAGAGGCTCCGATCACCTGAAGGCCAGCCTGAGGAGGTGGAGAGGTGAGCCACGATATGGCTTTGTCCATGATCTCCCTTCTGGAATCTCTGCTGGCTATAGCCTCAAAGCCGAAGGAGAAGTAAAGCACCCTGTAATCAAGGCACACCCCAACCGCAAGCCCTCCATAGCCATCGCCGGAGTAGACCAATACCGGTGAAGCTTCAACGGGATCAGCGGGTTCTATCACGTCCGGGAATAGCTGGTTGTCGGCGCCATCCCCGTTGGCGATGGAGAAATTTAAACCGGCGAAGGGTCCCCCAGGGAGGCCTTGAAGGCTCCAGAGCTGGCTGTTATCCCGGACGAAACGAGCTTTGAGGTAACGGTTGTAGTATGGAGCGTAACCGATTCCGCCCCCGTCCAGAAAACCTATATCCTGGCCGCTCAGGAAAAGCCTGCCACCGCTGGAAAGGTAAGAAGTTATGGCTCCTTCAGCCCCGATGTAACCCGGAGCATCCTGAGGTGCGCTCCATATTACGAGGTCGTAACGGCTCAGGAACTCTGCGGCGGGAAGGTCCCGCGGGATGCGGCGGATTGTCCATTCATCGTAGGTGTAGGCCAGATCTTCCAGAGCTTGGCGATAATAAACTATCTGGCTTCCATAGTACCAGGCTCCGCTATCCACCAAGAGGATGGAAGGAGCAGATACTAAGTTCAAGGTCACGGTCGTCGTTTCGCCCACTTTGACAGAAACTGTGGTGGTTGCCACCCGGAAGCCTAAAGCACGAGCCAATACTGTGTAGTCTCCGGCTGGGAGGGAGAAACTCCAGAAACTGGCGGTAGCCGATAGAGGTGTCCCCGCAATGGAGATGGCGGCGGTCAAAGGCCTTCCAGTTGCAGCTTCGTAGACGTAAACTTCAAGGGTTCCGGTTGGAAGGGACTGAAGGGTAAAGTTAACGGTGGTGGTGGCACCCCTGGAGACAGCAACATTGGGGAAGGTCTGGGAATAATAGCCAAAGGCGGAGGCGGTTAGCCTGTATAGGCCAGGGGCCAGGAAAAGGGCATAGCGGCCTGATGGATCAGCAATGGTGTTGCCGCCTCCTGGCCCATCCCTCGGAGTGGCCGAAACGGTCGCCCCTGGAATGGGAGCTCCCCCCACATTCCGCACCGTTCCCTGGATGCTCCCGGCATTAAGGACAACCGCTACGGCGGCGAAAGCGTCTATCCTCCCCCAGCCAGAATCATTGTTGGGGATTGTTAGGGTCAAAGGGACAGCGGTAGAGGTAATGAGGAAAAGAGTTCGGGTTACACTCAAGGTGGGGCTTACCGAACGCATTAGAGCTATCAAACCTGTGACATGAGGCGCCGCCATGGATGTGCCACTCTGGTAGCCATAGGTTCCGCCCGGAAGGGATGAACGGATGTTGACCCCGGGAGCCACCACGTGGGGGCGGATTTCGTTCCACGGGGATGGGCCGCGACTGGAGAAAGAGGCCACCTGATCGTAGGGGTCGCTGGCTCCCACCGCTACCGCTTCAGGGAGGGAAGCAGGAGAATTTATGGAACCGGGAGAAGGCCCTCCATTTCCGGCAGCAAAAACCGGTACGATTCCCGCAGCCCTTAAAGCCCGGATATCGGCCTGAAATACGGTGCTCATGGCGCTCGGGGTTCCCCAGGAACAATTCACCACATCAGGAGCGAGGGCCGGGTTTCCTCCCGGGGCCAGGAGCCACTGAAATCCAGCGTGGATCCAGGAATCGTACCCAAAGCCATTGCCATCCAGAACTTTAACGGCAATCCAGCGTGCTCCCGGGGCAACCCCTATTCCGCCCCAGCCTACCGCTATCCCGAGGACGTGAGTGCCGTGGCCGTGGTCGTCAAAGGGGTAAACAGAACCGGTTACAGGGTCAAACCAGTTCCCGAAATGAATTGCAGGGCCATGGGGGTTATAACCCCGGTAATTGAACCTGAGAGCGGGGTGGAGCCAATCGGCACCAGTGTCCATTACCGCTACCACAGCTCCTGTTCCGGATATAGCTAAAGAAGACCATACCTGAGGGGCCCGGATGC encodes:
- a CDS encoding S8 family serine peptidase produces the protein MIKFRIALFLIIPTLVTLGFGWLASAEKPPEPRGSAILEPALAKALASASPDDLLSVIVVLKEQELPEKWAGARDRMVANLKAFAARTQAPLKAYLDEARTSGFVESYFSFWIFNGFALKAKPQAIRQLASHPSVAAIFLDHYRQWLREKPYISLQSTEWNIERIRAPQVWSSLAISGTGAVVAVMDTGADWLHPALRFNYRGYNPHGPAIHFGNWFDPVTGSVYPFDDHGHGTHVLGIAVGWGGIGVAPGARWIAVKVLDGNGFGYDSWIHAGFQWLLAPGGNPALAPDVVNCSWGTPSAMSTVFQADIRALRAAGIVPVFAAGNGGPSPGSINSPASLPEAVAVGASDPYDQVASFSSRGPSPWNEIRPHVVAPGVNIRSSLPGGTYGYQSGTSMAAPHVTGLIALMRSVSPTLSVTRTLFLITSTAVPLTLTIPNNDSGWGRIDAFAAVAVVLNAGSIQGTVRNVGGAPIPGATVSATPRDGPGGGNTIADPSGRYALFLAPGLYRLTASAFGYYSQTFPNVAVSRGATTTVNFTLQSLPTGTLEVYVYEAATGRPLTAAISIAGTPLSATASFWSFSLPAGDYTVLARALGFRVATTTVSVKVGETTTVTLNLVSAPSILLVDSGAWYYGSQIVYYRQALEDLAYTYDEWTIRRIPRDLPAAEFLSRYDLVIWSAPQDAPGYIGAEGAITSYLSSGGRLFLSGQDIGFLDGGGIGYAPYYNRYLKARFVRDNSQLWSLQGLPGGPFAGLNFSIANGDGADNQLFPDVIEPADPVEASPVLVYSGDGYGGLAVGVCLDYRVLYFSFGFEAIASRDSRREIMDKAISWLTSPPPQAGLQVIGASRTIIGQPGDVITHGVAFRNIGRGGIDTITVSIEGGRWSAVPSAWSVTLEPCAADKIEIAVAIPPDAGWNEQDTLTLTLRSSLSSAVSVQISMTTKTPAPILLVDNDRWYEQAEKYESAMTKAGLPYDLLVATDSKLPLEMLNWYPIVVWWTGYNWYDPVRPEEEEALAYYLLNGGRLFLSSQDFLFCRSPAGLPFCRGTGSLLPFLGVLTWTEDITPTLALGVPEEPVGENLGPWPLEYPFRNWSDALEPTPGTLVVFRDQERRAIGLARRDGDRASVFFAFPFEALPEEARPQTMERIVGFLSWLGSSSFSAEPVSVMPGDTVTWTIVLRNDGPEPVTAFFSTAIPSGLTFLPSSLTGPAVYDPASFSISGFRQILPGESVIVVYRTAVGEDLLPGTVVRQEATMGIEEQGIRFRREARVGIEIPDLSPSTFGCAPLETLSGFSVSCVLTLRNEGFGDAPEVLAFITFPAGSKLIADSVSWDAGDLEVGEGSLRWRGSLPAGSSSSVRWELEMRNWKERTFYLVALFGERGGNFLERAAWVKVRSWKIFFPLIFKSSR